The following proteins come from a genomic window of Crassostrea angulata isolate pt1a10 chromosome 1, ASM2561291v2, whole genome shotgun sequence:
- the LOC128168732 gene encoding glycosyltransferase-like domain-containing protein 1: MSSSSSCEAQNLLIEPFYGGSHKQLIDLIQKEIPECHLVTMTAKKWHWRSRVSALYLAQNIPFCTKYNVLFCSSVLNLAELVALRPDLASLKKIIYFHENQLVYPVREKKDRDIQHGYNQILSCLVADMVVFNSHYNLDSFLSSIGKFLHVIPDYRPKNIADQIKPKCQVIYFPLSDQVSLVTQRLSANQTLDSETSSNQVVSSESLSSSQTKDTETSLSNQIESSGRLSSNQTVDTETSLSNQIESSGRLSSNQTSDLETSLSNEIKSSERLSSNQTEDSETTFTYGCEDCESKSSNKQSYYQNQSNQNSSSQSNKHIRLSCEQMQVVQENCMQENTSVLHSDQKTRPLHIVWAHRWEHDKGPELFFEVVIHLHREGCQFYLSVLGEQFTDYLEVFENSRATLQDHILHWGYLPSKAQFLKVLESADVAVSTALHEFFGVSMLEAVSCGCYPLCPNRLVYPEIYPKQYLYNTSNQLFKTLRRFCRHPEVPRQHAVQIDVSKFSWEKRRSDFKTLFGF, from the exons ATGAGTTCAAGTTCCTCATGTGAAGCACAGAACCTCCTGATTGAACCATTTTATGGTGGGTCCCACAAACAGTTGATTGACCTGATTCAAAAAGAAATCCCAGAATGCCACCTAGTAACCATGACAGCCAAAAAGTGGCACTGGAGATCAAGAGTTTCGGCACTTTATCTGGCACAAAATATTCCATTTTGTACAAAGTACAA CGTACTGTTCTGCAGCAGTGTTTTGAATCTAGCAGAGCTGGTTGCTCTACGCCCGGACCTGGCTTCCctgaagaaaattatatattttcatgaaaaccAGCTGGTGTATCCAGTGAGAGAGAAGAAGGACAGAGATATTCAACATGGCTACAACCAAATTCTGTCATG TTTGGTGGCAGACATGGTTGTATTCAACTCTCACTACAACTTGGATTCTTTTCTGTCATCAATTGGCAAATTCCTTCACGTAATTCCGGACTACAGGCCCAAGAACATTGCCGACCAGATCAAACCAAAATGTCAGGTTATCTACTTCCCTCTGTCTG ATCAGGTCTCACTTGTAACACAGAGATTATCAGCCAATCAAACTTTAGACTCAGAAACATCGTCCAATCAAGTTGTATCTTCAGAGAGCTTATCTTCCAGTCAAACAAAAGACACAGAAACATCATTGTCCAACCAGATTGAATCATCAGGGAGATTATCATCCAATCAAACAGTAGACACAGAAACATCATTGTCCAATCAGATTGAGTCATCAGGGAGATTATCATCCAATCAAACATCAGACTTGGAAACATCATTGtccaatgaaattaaatcatcTGAGAGATTATCATCCAATCAAACTGAAGACTCAGAAACAACATTTACCTATGGCTGTGAGGATTGTGAATCCAAGAGTTCCAATAAACAATCATActatcaaaatcaatcaaatcagAATTCAAGTTCACAATCAAACAAGCATATTAGACTCTCATGTGAACAAATGCAAGTTGTACAAGAAAATTGTATGCAGGAAAATACTTCGGTCCTCCACTCCGACCAGAAAACCAGACCCCTTCATATTGTGTGGGCTCATAGATG GGAACACGACAAGGGTCCAGAGCTGTTTTTCGAGGTTGTTATCCACTTACACAGAGAGGGATGTCAATTCTATCTCTCTGTCCTTGGGGAGCAGTTCACAGATTATCTAG AGGTATTTGAGAACTCCAGAGCCACTCTGCAGGATCACATTCTACATTGGGGCTACCTGCCCAGTAAAGCCCAGTTCCTGAAAGTCTTGGAGAGCGCTGATGTAGCTGTATCTACTGCTCTTCATGAATTTTTTGGAGTTTCTAT GTTAGAGGCGGTCAGCTGTGGATGCTACCCCCTCTGTCCAAACCGTCTAGTCTACCCAGAAATATACCCAA agcaATACTTATACAACACAAGTAACCAGTTGTTCAAGACGCTGAGAAGATTTTGCAGACACCCTGAAGTTCCTCGACAACATGCTGTTCAG attgaTGTTTCTAAGTTTTCCTGGGAAAAGAGAAGATCTGATTTCAAGACACTgtttggtttttaa